The Solanum pennellii chromosome 11, SPENNV200 genome contains a region encoding:
- the LOC107002865 gene encoding zinc finger protein ZAT5-like, which translates to MEALEEVVVCPSKDLFHIVKGKRTKRLRLQSPNIPFSLTSSHDSLNACDIAIENSNNNNNIDNYNRDDAACNDEAIACNNNNNNNNNEALSSVASSEVFINTFTEEEEETAKCLVLLSKGRDDHPPPPRRFIDNNVDFFNEDIRLYPTKFNSKRYIETSTNSIDGTKAGIYVYECKTCNRTFSSFQALGGHRASHKKPKIFNTEYNKRSYFDFSDEDDYHLQHSPSTLYNKNKNTSINKNLPNSSNNKYTSSSPRIHECSYCGAEFTSGQALGGHMRRHRGGANVNSPYHMSNLSPATSIDQEFGNNNINTMKKQRDHELSLDLNNIPIQDDHPVVSLKQQDQEQTQRQLVDCNY; encoded by the coding sequence ATGGAGGCTCTTGAGGAAGTGGTAGTTTGTCCTTCTAAGGACCTCTTCCACATCGTTAAGGGCAAAAGAACCAAACGTCTTAGACTTCAATCTCCAAATATCCCTTTCTCCCTCACATCATCACATGATTCATTAAACGCATGCGATATCGCGATAGAAAatagcaacaataacaacaatattgATAACTATAATAGAGATGATGCCGCTTGCAATGATGAAGCCATTGcatgcaacaacaacaacaataacaataataatgaagCTCTGTCTTCAGTCGCCTCGTCTGAGGTGTTTATCAACACGTTTACCGAGGAGGAGGAGGAAACCGCCAAGTGTCTTGTCCTATTGTCTAAAGGACGCGATGACCATCCTCCTCCTCCTCGTAGGTTCATTGACAACAATGTCGATTTTTTTAACGAGGATATAAGGTTGTATCCAACGAAATTTAATAGTAAAAGGTACATTGAGACATCCACCAACTCCATAGATGGTACAAAAGCAGGAATATACGTGTACGAATGCAAGACATGCAATCGTACATTCTCGTCTTTTCAAGCACTAGGTGGACACAGAGCAAGTCATAAGAAGCCAAAGATATTCAACACCGAGTATAACAAGAGATCATATTTCGATTTCTCAGATGAAGATGATTATCATTTACAACACTCACCATCAACATTGtacaacaaaaacaagaatACTAGCATCAACAAAAACTTGCCAAATTCTTCAAACAACAAGTACACTTCTTCATCTCCTAGAATTCATGAATGTTCATATTGTGGTGCTGAATTTACCTCAGGACAAGCATTAGGTGGTCACATGAGACGTCATCGAGGGGGCGCTAACGTAAATTCACCTTATCATATGAGCAATTTAAGTCCAGCAACTTCTATAGATCAAGAATTTGgtaacaataatattaatacTATGAAGAAACAAAGAGATCATGAGTTGTCTTTAGACCTTAACAATATTCCAATTCAAGATGATCATCCTGTTGTATCCTTAAAGCAACAAGATCAAGAACAAACACAAAGGCAACTTGTTGATTGTAATTATTGA